The genomic region atcttgaattcgtgcttcaagactggtcttatgaaacttgtcttttaatatactattgtattgaataaaatcatcaataaaatgcaaattgcTGATATTTTACGCACCTATCTATTGATAACACAGGTCTACACTGATTTCGATTTCGACCCCCTGATaacgaaaatgattttggttttgcgctatcacgtctagttttttcacaattcgtTTCTTCTTAAAATTGGAATGTTCACCTcgaatgaattaattaattcataatttcgatattgtaatatcgggcaacaatatggatattcgaaatttctttgttttatttgcgagtGGGACAGCCGGGCACGAGACTAGTACTGGACTCAAAAGAAGTGGCCTTTAAGAACTAGACTTGTACCGggaaacaataataaaaaataatttatttgtatccTAAAAAAGTCGTATTAGATACCACTAATGCAAATCAAACTCTGTTTGATGAAGCAATTTGTAAAGCCTCTTGATAAAAATGGACAATGTTTCAAGTATTTATGAACAAAGTTTCCAGATCTCTCCAATTCATAGGACCTCAAATAAGATCTTTGTACAAAGGTaaggattttcaaaattctatgaATGTTGTTGAAAGGAACGCCTGAACGGCATTTAAGAACGtcatagaaaaattgcttggaaatcacaaaaatgaagactacgaaaatattgtaagaatcatgtttaaaaatgttCATATCTTGGGATGCAATATGATTCTGAAAGTGCATTTCCTATTTTCGCACTTAAatctttttcctaaaaatcttggtgttgtcagcgaggaacaaggggaacgttttgaccaagatataaaacaaatggagAGGTGATATCAAGGAAGATGGAGCGTATCAATGATGGCAGACTTTTGCTGGATGTACCCAAAAAAAACATACAGCAGacaatcaattaaaagaagtttcctcacaaagcgtcaaagatgccattctcataagtcataaggaataaaaaatttagttagatttttaaccaagaattattataaacatcttattttcctaaataaattgcttattttttttttgttaattgtgaaaaaacctgacgtgatacaaaaaaataaagggtatttttgtaatcagggctccgatattatacaaaatcagttatcaaaatcaaaacatcgattaaaaagttttatgtTCGATTGTATTATAATTAATGATTTATGATATCGTCCATAATCTACCTATTTATGGACTGGTCCGTAATGATAAAGTAAAGCGGACGCTTTAACTATAGGGCTCGTCCACAAAGACctatattatgtacttattacataaatagctattgttTTGCAGGCCTGTGTAATGAATAAATCATATTCACtcatattcaataaaaaacaataatcttCCTCATTGTCAACACATTTTTGTGCAAAGCTATtccaataataaattacaattgtAATAAGACCTTATCTCGTAAAATCTTGTGTGTTTTTGCAaccgaaatttatttttagttccACACAATCTTCTTTGCCTTAGTTTCAATTTTCCTTTTATGTGGTCTAACATACGCCAGTTACAAATTTCGTTCTTCTCCAAATAAATttctcaataaaatttgatccAATTAATTTTCACTGTTAACATTTCAGTCCCTACAACAAACGACCCACTTAATGGAGAAACTTTACCGAGGACTAACTCTGAAAGCTTTGAAATTCGCCTAATTGGAAGAGAAACTAACAACGAATAAGTATCCATCAATACTACAAAACTATCACCGATGTTCCTGGATTTATCGCTTTCCGTAGATACAATATGTTATCTTTCACTTTTACAAGGATTGAACTTATTGTCGAAGAAACTTTGtagatttcttttttaaattgaagtgACCATCATAAAGTAAAGTTTCTGCAAAAGACAAAGGGATAGGACTAGAAGCATTTACAGTTCTGTAACCGTTCCTATACTCCGTTCAGTTACGCAACATAGTAATCACGTGCACTGCTAAGAGGCTCCGCCTCTCGTTGCGAGTCGTTTAAGACATATTTCAGTGGCGTAACATACGATATTCGAAAATacgtaattaataaaaatataaggGAAACGACTTTAATGGTCATGAAATGACCTTGAAATcgtggtgtttttttttccttgattgtgaaattttttCGCAGTGTGACAGTCGTAATTGCACACGGCACTGGTACAGAATGTTTCATTAAATGTGCCCAAACATGcgaaaatcacatatttttattattgtacaCCCTAAGTGAACGAAGTGTATGTTTTCACCAATCTAGTAGTTCTTTGATCAGTTGattatatttataacactTAAATTAACATATAGaatcaattttcttttaaattaatgacattaattaaatataatgaaaaatatgtcattaagattctaaaaatatcACGTCACGTCCTAAACCTGTGATTAGGTTGTAAAACTTTAATATAGTTTCTCCTTGGTTTAATAATTCCATttaattttgcaatatttatttttaaacgatgacgtaaaaaataaaatcaagaaaaacaaaattattaaacgtGATGACGTAgggattttgaattttctgcaACTGAATGGAATTAATTCTTTTACTGCAACGACCAAAACTTCACCGAACACATTCtcaagaaacaaacattttGCCTACGAaaggtatcgggtgttcatttaaatgtccggtcaaagttgccgttgaagagtcgattgtgaacgcactacggatCAGGGATCAgcgtttaaatcttacgttttcacacgagtggtgcgttcacaatcgactcttcgacgccaactttgaccggaaatttaaatgaacacccgatacatattCTATTTGGAAATGACCCCCAGCGTAGGATTGAATTTTAATACTTGCTTTATTAAATTAAGAGAAGATCCTATCTTTTACCGTCACGTGCTTTGGTCAGATGAATGCACTTTCGGCAAAAATGACAACCAGAAtagatttttcataaatttggtgacttgatttttgatttttcaattaattttttttttttagtgtacggatattcagaagaaaattttctataagaacgaataaaaacaATATACCCTGgaagttgaaaaaaaagttggctatcacgtccaaaaaaatatggaatcaGATAGTGTTGAAGTGTTTTTGGagctatttcatttgatgtgtcatttattcaaattggataaaaaataagcaagatacagcgtcaaatCTTTTTCATCAGTCACCCGGTATCCAATAGCTCAAAGTACAGTTCTGTTTAAAGCTTTATGTCTTGTCAATACTTTTCATTGTATGTATTTGATAAATTGCGTAAGATTTGTTTAAGTAGGTATGTGAAATTAGTCAGTGATAATGAGATAGATATCTTAACTATGAAGTGCGATTACGATTTGGGGGCTCGTCTGTTTTACGATGAAATTATCACATGGTATTTTAACCACTTGAATACTTTCGAgtcatttggaatttttttttgcttttagcCGTTAAACTGACTGGAAGAGATGGAGCGACAAAGTCTTTGGACAAACACAAAAGTAGTATTACATTTCTATTTTCTGTAATCTTTGATGAACGTTCTATaccaaaatattgtaaaatatcgtgtgaaaattaaaaacacaaaaaaaatgtcgaaatattAGTCCGACTTGACACTTTTACAGCTCGCCTTCCCCTTGAAGCATTTTCATCGACAAACAATCCACACAAATCGTTCCACAACGTACAAGTACAAGCTAATACGAATAATTCAAGTAAAACCAAACTGTCTCTGACCTCGTTCCCTACGACACGTTATGCGTTTGCTAAATTTATACTGATTGGTGCAATGACGTCGGGACGGCCGTCCACCAGCGCCGAGATCACGAGACACTCCGTCCTCACTTTGCTGagtaatattttcaaaataaatcgGTCTTTGTAAGATTTCACCGACCACAATCGATAACAACACTTCACCCCAGCGGTCCTGACAACTGTGCAAAAATGTGCCTCCAAGCTAGATGCACCCTGGTCGTGGTTGCAGCGTTCTTGTTAAATTTGTTACATAAAATCGGTACCAGTGCCATTTCGGAGGTGTTAGTTCAGGTGCCGGTCGGCGAAACTGTGACTTTGATGTGCCAAAGCAACGACGAAAACCACAACTTCTTCTACTGGTACCTCAACGAGAAGAACATCATCGTCGGACCTAGCAATACTTACGACATTGGCAAGTTTAAATACGAAGTGTTATCTGGCAATCTGACGATAAAGGTGAGTTCAAGGTGGGAGCGAAGCTTGTGGGATTTCGTTttatgttcaaataaaaaacacaatgtttacGTTACTTTGTtatctaataataaatttattattgcgtttatttttaacacaatTGTTCCAAGTAAAGAAGTAATTTGATACGGTTCTCAGGCGGTATCAAAAAACGAAGAAGGTGTCTACAATTGTGTCTCGAGAGGTGTCGCCGATGATGATGTCAACATCCGGTCTGTCCGAATGGTGGTCCAGGGGGATTGGGAAGAAGTTTATGAAACTGACCCTTATGTGAGTTTTTTACACGACTCACGATTCTCACAAAGATCTGCAAAAACATCGTGTCTTGCGCGGTGATAATGACTCGATAACAGAAAACCGTGGAAGGAttcttttatcaaaagaaaaaaaaacacaaaaagtaaaaagtaGCGTACGAACTTAAATTCAAAAGTGATAGTACAGAGTACACGGTTgcataagtggtaaaatactTACTTTTTGCATGAATCGTTCACAAAACACTCCGATGTGAATTATCTCGcgaaataaacacaaaatctgcatttttgcaaaaattcaggcacatttttgaaatatgacAGACACGGGAAAATGTCACTAGGACTGCCAaccgcaaaaaaatataagtccaGACTTGAATTCTGCGACTTCTATCATTTAAATTGCAAGAATCTCTTGAGGACtctactttaaaaaaaatcccatgATCGAATTAATAACAAGGagatttcaaataatttatttcccTCGAAATCACGAAATGCGTACAGTTCCATTATTTTAATTGGCAACAATGgctgcaattttgaattttcgtCAACAgccacaaaaattgtttaaaattgattaaaaCCATAATTTAAACGTAACAACACCGTTAAATATTTATGCATGTTCAATATTAAACAAACATCGTGACTCGTGagtaagtgaggttatgttcatgTCGTACGCATTTTAGTTTTTTGTGTGAATCCTCCCTTGTGTATTTCTTGCAGATTTGTATTTTCCGCTTAAAACAAcgtgtttttgcaattttttgtaaaaattagaCGCTCCACTAGACAATAACAGGTTTACGTATAAATAGCAGCTGTTTAGGTTAGTTAAACTAATACCAAATCAGAATAATCAGATTTACTTTGTTAATTTATGGGCAAAATGACATTACTGTACAGTTCCGGTCAatggtttaatttatttaattgtaaaattcaaattaaccaCCTGATCCATAATCAATTGACGAATGACCACTGacgttttgatttaaaaatgccGCTGTTTTCGCATGAATGCACCTTTCAACGTTTAAAAATAGATTAAATACCTATGTGATAGCAGAACGATAAACAAATACAACACATAAATGAGGTACAAATGACGCTGGCAGTCTACAAGACTTGGTAATTAGATACACCAAACATTTTCCAAGACATAGTAATTTTTAGCGAGTTTTGCTCTCATATTTTTAAGAGATTGCCCGAGGCAAATCACCGTTCCCTGTCGAAAAAGCGGCAGTGGGAGCACTCGTTATGATTACGTAAGCCGACGCACGACGAGGATTTACGGTGAGTGAAGTGCGTAATTGCGGTTCACGACATGACGGACGAAAAGCTGTTGTGCAGCAAATATGAAGTTCTTCTCTACAAAAACGGTCTGAAACCGGCACTGATACGGAAAAGCAAGACCAAGACGAAAAGTCGAAAGAGCAATGGAGAAACCAAAGCGGACAACGCTCTCGAGTACGAGAACGACAACTTGAAGCGAATAATCAATTTGATGGAAGTGAAAAACAGAGTCCTGGAAGAGAACTGCAACCTGCTAAAggagaagaatttttattttgagtcaaaattaaaacaaatagaGATGGAGAGTGATGTTTCAGACAAGGAGGGGCGATTAGAAAAGGTAAACAAGAGAATGGTGTACTGTTTGTGGAAGTACCTACCACGTTggcaaaatattcaaataaaatcttgCTGAAAGCTATTTTAAGATGTTCAACCGCAGGATTCGGAAGAGGAGGAAAGTGACGAGAGTCATAAGAGCAAGTCTCTGAAGGATCGCATCAGTGGAGTCTTATTCGGTGTTGCGTTGCCGAAATTGCCGCACATTTTGGGCaagattaaagaaaaaaaaaacgaaattaagaGTTTTATTGAGGAACACGGTAATGAGGGTATCGACTGTCCCATGCAGGATGGGGGTATCAACTGTCCCTTGAAAAATGGGAAGTTTAAAGAGACGATAGCCGCGGTGAAGGTAAGCCAATAGTAATACGACTGGATCAGGCGGTTGCGATATTAACTTGTTGTGTCCTGATTTGATTTATTTGGGTTGAGTAGATACTTAGATTGTGCTGTAGTGGGCTTGCGTCGCGCTTATCTCCGTTTACCTGCAAGTAAAAGCTAGTGACAAGTAAGTTTTTAGGTTAACTTATTTCGTGTGGTGGTAGTTCTGGGTACGCTGATGGTAATTTCCGGAGTAGGCTACGCCGGCTACAGAATATGGAAAAACAGATATCGACATCCCTCCTACTTGGGTAAGTTTATTAACGTCAGTTTTCATGTCGATTTTCACGGACATTTCAGTGCCGTCTGAAGACGACGACGAAGAAGACAGCGGAGACGAGCTTTTCAGAGCACCCGGTACATCACGCGGCGCAGCGAACCCGCTCATATCTAATTCTACCGAGAGTTTCGAAACACCCGGTATTAGCACAGATTTTAGAAGTATCTTAGACACTGccaacaacaaataaatttcgaTCAATACTGTCACTGTCGCtacttgtcaaaaataataattcttgtATTTATTGAATAGATACGAACTAGAACTAAGACTgctgttgtaaaaaaaatccattaaaaataaaattcgacacgtaatgttttattttttgttaccgTAGACACCACTTACAGTGACCTTGGCACCGACGGGCACGCCGGTTGGCAGCTCTGAAATCAAAGCCTGGACAACGAACAGTgtacagtgttgccaatctacATTTTGACTTGTCTCACCTTTGGATTGTCGTCGAAGCAGCGCATAAAACCCACGCTCATGGTTTCAGTCGTGTGGCCCCACAAGAGGGTGGTGTCCCCGGTTTTTTTGTCGACGTGCAGGACCAGGGCTCCGCACAGTTTCGTCGTCACATTTTCCAGATATCTCGAGtctaacaaacaaatttacaaaatgtcTTGTAGAATCAAATCGACTCACTTATAAATTTGTCCGTTATGGACTGACTGAGTCCTACTGTTGGGCAAACACTAGTTTGTAAATCTTCGGCGACTACTTTAGCCAACTGGGTCCGCATCAGGTGTTCACCACAGCCTGAAGTACACACAGCTGTTGAAGACTGTGCTTCAGGACTGAAACTGTCGGCCCACACCCCACTGGCGTACACAGCAGCCTGACCTACTCTACCAGGACGCTTCAAAAGAATGCCCCCTACaacttatttttatacagggggtgacaaaaaattcaattgtaAGACCTGAACTACAACCCGCCGCGACGTGTCCGTCATTGTCAACACATACCGCCCCCACTGTATCCAGCAACTCTTCAGTTTTATTAGATTCAACaagatttttatatttcttataTTGTGACAAAGCTTTGGCACTGATTAGCGATTTCTGTTTGACAGTCTTTAGACCAGCTGCTTTGGCGTATTTCACCCCACCTCTACCCACAAGAAAAGATGGGGGCACCAGGCCCAAGGGTAGTGGTTCTAGTTGTTTAACACAAATGTCATAAGCTAAATGAATTGgattttttacacttttgaCAGCACCGCAACCGCCATAGATTAGAGTTTTGCCGTCCATCACTGAAGCATCTCCCTCTACACAACCCTCATTAGTTAGGTTAGATCCATAACCGCAATTAGTTACTGGGTCATCTTCTAAAACTGTGATGGCGGCCTTTACCGCCTCCAACGCGTTTCCACCGTTTCGTAGTACTTCTATCCCGGTCCTGCACgctttttttgataatttgttgTACTTTCCGTAGTGGGAACTGCTATGACTGCCGGCACCTGCACAAAGCGCTAGTCAAGACTTATTGATGACTCAAAAATCCGTACTAACCACAATGGACGGCAATCATTGTTAGCAGTTCTTGGGTTCAATTCAATTTGCATTAGTTATGTAAAGTttgttaaatataaaatattcttaGGTTATGTTATCGTCAAATTATAAACAGACGTCTACGGTTGGTATACCTGTCTCTGATTCCTGTGTGTCATGTCAAACGTCAAATCATGTAAAATAGTAGGGTGGAATTAACTTTTGTGGGAATAATATTAGATACATGTCATTGAAAGTTGCATTAAAATCAATCAGAATTAATAAAGATAGTGGGATTTGATACTGCAGTTTAGCTGGAATTCTTTCTTGTATCAGAACGAAGTTTGTCTAGAGGTGCCGAAGAGGTTAGGTTTTCATAACCTAAACGTATTATGTCATAGCCAAGTAAAGGAAAACAGGCTTTTAAAAAGTGAAGAAACTGCTTCGTTCtgttacaaaatgtttaaacTAACGCAGACAATTTTAACCAAGCTGAGAAGTAACAATGCGAACGTTAGTGTAATGAAATGTGAGAAGTATATGAAGTCGACCATAGCGGAAGCAAAAAATACCCAGCCCAACGTTTTTGAGACTGAAATGGAAGAAGAAGAGGGGTTAAAATCGCGAAAATATGTAAAGTCGCACAACAGCATGGTCGCAGCCGTGTTCGCGTCTTTGCGGCCGAACAACCAAGACATGGAAATCAAGACGCCGCTAACAGACGATAAAATCAGCAAAGCCACGAACATCGACGAGTTGTTGTCGATATCCGAGGGCACGGGAATTTCGAGGAGGCACGCACTCAAGGTTagtgtatatacagggtgactcgCTCAAACCGTGATGTACCAGGTGGTGTCAACGCTAGCTGAATGGTCCGCGACGGGAAAAGCGCGTCTCGCCGACTTCGAAAGCGACTTCCGCTTCATAAAACTGTGCCGCATTCTGAGCAAGGGGAGCAAGCTGAACAGGAACATGTCGCGCACCAGCGAAGACTTGTCCACCATCCTGAACGTGACGGCGGACGACGAGGCGGCGCGACTCGTCGCCAACCTCACCCTCGACCAATCGGTCAAGGTAAGCCCGCGCGAGTCGAAGATTTGATATTAAGCGCCAGTTCCAGGTGATGACGACGCTGACGATGAGGAAGCGAcggtcggtttcgttgctgcGCTCTCTGGCCTACAACATCACGGCCAACTGCGAACAACTCGACCTGAAGCAGAGCGCCGATCTGCTGTACAGCATGTGCACGTTGAACTTCGTCGACGAGAATCTGCTGACTAAGATTTGCGCCGACGTGATCAACGAGCTGACGACGGACGTGAGGAAGAGTTCCGTGATCGGGTCGGTGGTGACCAGTTTGGGGCTCCTCAAGTACAAGAACTGTGGTCGGTTTTAACAGAAATGTCGatgatttttattgatttgggGTTCTAGAAGTGCTAGATACGCTGAGCGAATGGATTTTGGACAACAGTTCGATATGTAGGATCCAGGACGTCTTCAGTCTGTTCGTGACGTTAGCCACAGTGAACCACTTGCCCAGCAACTATGAAAAACTTTTCCAAGTAACGTGAACAATTTGGAATTTGGGAAAATGTGATTGAACCTTTGTTCCAGGCGTTGTTGCCACAGTTATCGATGTCCGAAGCCCGAAAACCTTTGGTCTGGTTGAACTTTGTCTGGTCGTTGGTTGTCTTGAATCAAGCAACCCCAGACCATGTCTCGAGCGTGTTGGCACAGGATTTCGTCAATAAAATCGAAGGTACATGACCACTCGtacatacagagtgtcccacaAAAATTTCTTGATAGCAACTCAAGTTTCTGGTGGAGATCTTTTTACTGATCTTAATTATCAATCATTTTCTACGGcgcacaaatttttttttgttctttgaatatttgaggaacTTTCAATTCCAGAAAAACCCCAAAATATATTCTCATTAAAGATTTCAATTGTTATGCAACGAATATCAGATCATTTTTTGATACTTGGACACTTAgaacgtgtttttttttttttttgatgtgagaaaaattgtaaattggaTTTTCGTGTAGGCAGTAAATCATCGAACGTGTTCGCAAAAGTGAAACTTCTCAACATCAACGGGGCCGCCgttcatttattgaaaaattacgACGGTCCCACGCTCGATCCTTTGTCAAGTGTCCACACTGTAAATATGGCGAAAACGAAAGAAAAGACCGAAATGGTGGAAGCGATCATGGACACGGTAAAGAATTTGATTCACTCGGAGAATCATCTAGGCACGAATGTGAACACAAATCTAGGGTTTTCTATTGGTAAGGTTTGGTGGTTTGTTGGTGACATTTGCTAAGATTCAAGTTGTAGATGCCAAGTGTTTGCTTGACAAAAAGTGTAATCCGTTGACGATCACAGAAGAAAACGAGAGAAGAACCGATGTGACCAAGTAGGTGTTGTGTTTGTTTATTTGCGAAATTGATTGGATGTTT from Tenebrio molitor chromosome 8, icTenMoli1.1, whole genome shotgun sequence harbors:
- the Tasp1 gene encoding threonine aspartase 1: MIAVHCGAGSHSSSHYGKYNKLSKKACRTGIEVLRNGGNALEAVKAAITVLEDDPVTNCGYGSNLTNEGCVEGDASVMDGKTLIYGGCGAVKSVKNPIHLAYDICVKQLEPLPLGLVPPSFLVGRGGVKYAKAAGLKTVKQKSLISAKALSQYKKYKNLVESNKTEELLDTVGAVCVDNDGHVAAGCSSGGILLKRPGRVGQAAVYASGVWADSFSPEAQSSTAVCTSGCGEHLMRTQLAKVVAEDLQTSVCPTVGLSQSITDKFINSRYLENVTTKLCGALVLHVDKKTGDTTLLWGHTTETMSVGFMRCFDDNPKALISELPTGVPVGAKVTVSGVYGNKK
- the LOC138136275 gene encoding FAST kinase domain-containing protein 4, whose amino-acid sequence is MFKLTQTILTKLRSNNANVSVMKCEKYMKSTIAEAKNTQPNVFETEMEEEEGLKSRKYVKSHNSMVAAVFASLRPNNQDMEIKTPLTDDKISKATNIDELLSISEGTGISRRHALKVVSTLAEWSATGKARLADFESDFRFIKLCRILSKGSKLNRNMSRTSEDLSTILNVTADDEAARLVANLTLDQSVKVMTTLTMRKRRSVSLLRSLAYNITANCEQLDLKQSADLLYSMCTLNFVDENLLTKICADVINELTTDVRKSSVIGSVVTSLGLLKYKNCEVLDTLSEWILDNSSICRIQDVFSLFVTLATVNHLPSNYEKLFQALLPQLSMSEARKPLVWLNFVWSLVVLNQATPDHVSSVLAQDFVNKIEGSKSSNVFAKVKLLNINGAAVHLLKNYDGPTLDPLSSVHTVNMAKTKEKTEMVEAIMDTVKNLIHSENHLGTNVNTNLGFSIDAKCLLDKKCNPLTITEENERRTDVTKIAIMGYDYHNMCRGKVEPTGANVLACNLLEAQNYTVLNIPYTEFKITDKLVHRVQYLENKLKYVVK
- the LOC138136277 gene encoding uncharacterized protein isoform X2: MCLQARCTLVVVAAFLLNLLHKIGTSAISEVLVQVPVGETVTLMCQSNDENHNFFYWYLNEKNIIVGPSNTYDIGKFKYEVLSGNLTIKAVSKNEEGVYNCVSRGVADDDVNIRSVRMVVQGDWEEVYETDPYVNLFRVVVVLGTLMVISGVGYAGYRIWKNRYRHPSYLVPSEDDDEEDSGDELFRAPGTSRGAANPLISNSTESFETPGISTDFRSILDTANNK
- the LOC138136277 gene encoding uncharacterized protein isoform X1; this encodes MTDEKLLCSKYEVLLYKNGLKPALIRKSKTKTKSRKSNGETKADNALEYENDNLKRIINLMEVKNRVLEENCNLLKEKNFYFESKLKQIEMESDVSDKEGRLEKDSEEEESDESHKSKSLKDRISGVLFGVALPKLPHILGKIKEKKNEIKSFIEEHGNEGIDCPMQDGGINCPLKNGKFKETIAAVKVNLFRVVVVLGTLMVISGVGYAGYRIWKNRYRHPSYLVPSEDDDEEDSGDELFRAPGTSRGAANPLISNSTESFETPGISTDFRSILDTANNK